Proteins encoded in a region of the Planococcus citri chromosome 1, ihPlaCitr1.1, whole genome shotgun sequence genome:
- the LOC135832726 gene encoding actin-binding protein IPP: protein MNLFTNSVNTSLMPNVHVNKDFYFHSFLKNCVNNNPPSLNDSPAEFDYSSNLYPIRLIKNLQSLRKESRFCDVKISVQNEIFNAHRAVLSASSPYFYAMFNNGLKENGKDVIELHSLSSEIFNGLIDFIYSGSIRITRQNAQELIVAADMLQLTDLVTGCIDFFIKELDITNAVGIYRLADMHNFTNLAKSALEFIQNNFPLICQEEEFLELPKKYILELLSSEYLRVDSELQVFQSAIRWIHHKVDERRSFVFEILYNIRLPLLAETYVEQAINDCGDSSVKLALRSIWKDLFLKKGNLSPLIVQPRICAKKDIFVIGGSKREMISTWTRSSECTFETVEKFDTFKKCWSRVSSMGIGRILPGVTALNGKIFVVGGEQESQILANGECYDPVGDTWTAIDSMVVPRCEFGLAALHGYLYAIGGWVGDDIGGSIERYNPVLNEWKLYGNLPEPRFSMGVVSYEGLIYIVGGCTHSNRHHSTLLSYNPITGEWDTLASMLVPRSQMGVAILDNHLYVVGGTNKHHNVLHSVEKYSFYKNKWYKVPPMSVGRSSPAVAAVGGLLYVIGGDQTHEVNFYRAQITISSVEIFDPVAGVWKDGPQLPDSRSEAGAVVV, encoded by the exons ATGAATTTATTCACCAATTCTGTTAACACATCATTAATGCCAAATGTACACGTAAATAaagatttttactttcattCGTTCTTGAAAAACTGCGTGAACAATAATCCTCCTTCGTTGAACGATTCGCCCGCTGAATTCGACTACAGTTCAAATTTATATCCTATAAGgctgattaaaaatttacaatctcTGAGAAAAGAGTCAAGATTCTGTGATGTCAAGATATCggttcaaaatgaaatattcaac gccCATCGAGCAGTTTTATCCGCCAGTAGTCCATATTTTTACGCTATGTTCAACAATGGATTGAAGGAGAATGGAAAAGATGTCATTGAGCTGCACTCGTTAtcgtctgaaattttcaacggacTTATCGATTTTATTTATAGTG GTAGTATAAGAATCACTAGACAAAATGCCCAAGAATTAATCGTCGCTGCCGATATGCTCCAGTTGACGGATCTCGTCACTGGATGCATTGATTTCTTCATCAAAGAGCTCGATATTACAAATGCTGTAGGaatatatag ATTAGCTGATATGCATAATTTCACCAATTTAGCCAAATCTGCGTTAGAATTTATTCAGAATAATTTTCCTTTAATTTGCCAAGAAGAAGAGTTCTTGGAACTACCAAAGAAGTATATTTTAGAATTACTATCCAGCGAATATTTACGCGTCGATAGTGAACTTCAA GTTTTCCAATCGGCGATTCGTTGGATCCATCATAAAGTCGATGAACGTCGTtcgtttgtttttgaaatcttgtACAACATACGACTGCCATTATTAGCTGAAACTTACGTCGAACAAGCGATTAATGATTGCGGCGACAGTAGTGTAAAATTAGCCCTTCGTTCTATTTGGAAGgatctgtttttgaaaaaaggcaatttATCGCCTTTAATCGTTCAACCAAGAATATGCGCCAAGAAAGATATTTTCGTTATTGGAGGCTCGAAAAGAGAAATGATCAGTACCTGGACTCGTTCTTCTGAATGTACTTTTGAAACTGTTGAGAAATTCGATACCTTTAAGAA ATGTTGGAGTCGTGTATCTTCTATGGGTATTGGAAGAATATTACCCGGTGTAACTGCTTtgaatggtaaaatttttgtcGTCGGTGGTGAACAAGAATCTCAAATCTTAGCCAATGGAGAATGTTACGATCCTGTTGGTGATACTTGGACAGCTATCGATAGCATGGTGGTTCCCAGATGCGAATTTGGATTGGCAGCTTTGCATGGTTATCTGTATGCGATTGGAGGATGGGTTGGTGACGATATTGGCGGGTCGATTGAAAG GTATAATCCTGTGCTAAACGAATGGAAATTATATGGAAATTTACCCGAACCTAGATTTAGTATGGGTGTGGTTTCTTACGAAG GTTTAATATACATTGTTGGAGGTTGCACTCACAGTAATCGCCATCATTCTACTCTCCTGAGCTACAATCCAATTACGGGTGAATGGGATACATTAGCGTCGATGTTGGTGCCACGGAGTCAAATGGGAGTCGCAATTTTAGATAATCATTTGTACGTGGTTGGAGGTACAAATAAACATCACAATGTGCTGCATtccgttgaaaaatattccttttACAAa AACAAATGGTACAAAGTTCCACCGATGTCCGTTGGAAGATCGAGTCCTGCAGTCGCAGCGGTGGGCGGGTTATTATACGTTATCGGCGGAGATCAAACTCACGAAGTGAACTTTTATCGTGCCCAAATTACAATTTCATCGGTCGAGATATTTGATCCGGTGGCAGGAGTATGGAAAGATGGTCCTCAACTTCCAGATAGTCGAAGTGAAGCAGGAGCTGTTGTAGTATAA